From Clostridiaceae bacterium, the proteins below share one genomic window:
- a CDS encoding transposase, translating into MKKFTVEQKLSVIKDYEAGVKVAEICRKHNINPNTFYKWKAKYDESGIDGLAPKVISTVTSKESELRRENEELKKLLGEKELAIKIYKDLLKKTNPSLKID; encoded by the coding sequence ATGAAGAAGTTTACAGTTGAGCAGAAGTTATCAGTGATAAAGGATTATGAAGCAGGAGTAAAGGTAGCGGAAATATGCAGGAAACATAATATCAATCCTAATACTTTTTACAAATGGAAAGCGAAATATGATGAATCAGGGATAGATGGTCTTGCGCCGAAGGTAATAAGCACTGTTACTTCGAAAGAGTCTGAACTTCGGAGGGAGAATGAAGAACTAAAGAAGCTTTTGGGGGAGAAGGAATTAGCAATTAAGATATACAAGGATCTATTAAAAAAAACGAACCCAAGCTTGAAGATAGATTAG